A stretch of the Lolium perenne isolate Kyuss_39 chromosome 3, Kyuss_2.0, whole genome shotgun sequence genome encodes the following:
- the LOC127344714 gene encoding histone H3.3: protein MARTKQTARKSTGGKAPRKQLATKAARKSAPTTGGVKKPHRYRPGTVALREIRKYQKSTELLIRKLPFQRLVREIAQDFKTDLRFQSHAVLALQEAAEAYLVGLFEDTNLCAIHAKRVTIMPKDIQLARRIRGERA, encoded by the exons ATGGCCCGTACCAAGCAGACCGCCCGCAAGTCCACCGGCGGCAAGGCCCCGCGGAAGCAGCTCGCCACCAAG GCCGCGAGGAAGTCGGCCCCGACCACCGGCGGCGTGAAGAAGCCGCACCGCTACAGGCCCGGGACGGTGGCGCTGCGCGAGATCCGCAAGTACCAGAAGAGCACGGAGCTGCTCATCCGCAAGCTCCCCTTCCAGCGCCTCGTCCGCGAGATCGCGCAGGACTTCAAGACCGACCTGCGCTTCCAGAGCCACGCCGTGCTCGCGCTCCAGGAGGCCGCCGAGGCATACCTCGTCGGCCTCTTCGAGGACACCAACCTCTGCGCCATCCACGCCAAGCGCGTCACCATCATGCCCAAGGACATCCAGCTCGCACGCCGCATCCGCGGGGAGCGCGCCTAG